Proteins from a genomic interval of Mycobacterium conspicuum:
- a CDS encoding VOC family protein, producing the protein MPKLSQYAQGTPNWVGLQTTAQSAAKQFYASLLGWSFDDSPMPQGGVYSMATVKGEKVAAITPMPPGAPEGRPPMWNTYIAVDDVDAAVYKVEPAGGQVLMAPVDIGEAGRMAIVADPTGPAVGLWQANRRIGATLVGDPGAPIWHELITENPEFALAFYQDVVGLAHSVVEMAPGQKYTLLKVGENDVGGCTEPPMPGVPNHWHVYFAVDDADAAAAKAAEGGGQVMVEPFDIPSVGRSAVLTDPQGAVFSVLQPAQQM; encoded by the coding sequence ATGCCTAAGTTAAGCCAATACGCGCAGGGCACACCGAACTGGGTCGGCCTGCAAACCACCGCTCAGTCCGCGGCTAAGCAGTTCTACGCATCGCTATTGGGCTGGAGCTTCGATGACAGCCCGATGCCTCAAGGCGGCGTCTACTCCATGGCCACCGTGAAGGGCGAAAAGGTGGCGGCGATCACGCCGATGCCGCCGGGTGCGCCCGAGGGCAGGCCACCGATGTGGAACACCTACATCGCGGTGGACGACGTTGATGCGGCGGTCTACAAGGTAGAACCCGCGGGCGGGCAGGTGCTAATGGCGCCCGTCGACATCGGCGAAGCCGGCCGGATGGCCATCGTCGCCGACCCGACCGGCCCGGCGGTGGGGCTGTGGCAGGCCAATCGCCGCATCGGCGCCACGCTGGTCGGCGACCCGGGCGCGCCGATCTGGCACGAATTGATCACGGAAAACCCGGAATTCGCGCTCGCCTTCTACCAGGACGTGGTGGGCCTGGCACACTCCGTGGTGGAGATGGCACCGGGTCAGAAGTACACGCTGCTCAAGGTCGGTGAAAACGATGTCGGCGGTTGCACCGAACCGCCGATGCCAGGTGTGCCCAACCATTGGCACGTCTACTTCGCCGTCGACGATGCCGACGCCGCCGCGGCCAAGGCGGCCGAGGGCGGCGGGCAGGTCATGGTCGAGCCGTTCGACATACCGTCGGTGGGGCGCTCGGCCGTCTTGACCGACCCGCAGGGCGCAGTGTTCAGCGTGCTGCAGCCGGCCCAGCAGATGTAG
- a CDS encoding anhydro-N-acetylmuramic acid kinase → MRVVGLMSGTSMDGLDAAVAAVEWDGDNVAMAPLRHIERPWPDEVRARLHASLGPTTAGELCELDQLIGQTSAALAAELLPADLVVSHGQTIYHWVQGGEAKGTLQLGQPAWIVEATGLPVISDVRARDIAAGGHGAPLAGVLDGLWLQGEHTRAALNLGGIANVTLVRRGCPPLAFDTGPANCLLDEAARRTTGQPCDENGRLAARGTPDAALLQRLLDDPYYALAPPKSTGREHFRLGVLPDLAPEDLLATLTELTAITVADALAPYAPDEVVASGGGVRNPVLLAALERRLPLTVSDDHGLPAQAKEAYLMALLGFLAWHQVPLLTGPHVLGRISPGDAPLTLPPPAAPPTGLRIRTA, encoded by the coding sequence ATGAGGGTGGTCGGGTTGATGTCGGGGACGTCGATGGACGGCCTTGACGCGGCGGTGGCGGCGGTCGAATGGGACGGCGACAACGTGGCGATGGCGCCGCTGCGTCACATCGAGCGGCCGTGGCCGGACGAGGTGCGCGCGCGCCTGCACGCCTCGCTGGGCCCGACGACGGCGGGCGAGCTGTGCGAGCTCGACCAGCTGATCGGGCAGACGTCGGCGGCGCTCGCCGCTGAGCTGCTGCCCGCCGACCTCGTCGTCAGCCACGGGCAGACCATCTACCACTGGGTACAGGGCGGCGAGGCGAAGGGAACGCTGCAGCTCGGGCAGCCCGCGTGGATCGTCGAGGCGACCGGGCTACCGGTCATCTCCGATGTCCGCGCACGCGACATCGCCGCCGGCGGCCACGGCGCCCCGCTCGCCGGCGTTCTCGACGGCCTGTGGCTGCAGGGCGAGCACACGCGCGCGGCGCTCAACCTTGGCGGGATCGCGAACGTGACCCTCGTCCGCCGCGGGTGTCCCCCGCTCGCGTTCGACACCGGGCCCGCCAACTGCCTGCTCGACGAGGCGGCGCGCCGCACCACGGGCCAGCCGTGCGACGAAAACGGTCGGCTCGCCGCCCGCGGCACGCCAGACGCGGCGCTCCTGCAACGGCTGCTCGACGACCCCTACTACGCGCTCGCGCCGCCGAAGTCGACCGGCCGCGAGCACTTCCGCCTCGGGGTCCTGCCGGATCTCGCGCCCGAGGACCTGTTGGCGACGCTGACGGAGCTGACCGCGATCACCGTCGCCGATGCGCTCGCGCCCTACGCGCCCGACGAGGTCGTCGCGTCCGGAGGCGGTGTCCGCAACCCGGTGCTACTCGCCGCGCTCGAGCGCCGCCTCCCGCTCACCGTCAGCGACGACCACGGCCTGCCGGCGCAGGCCAAGGAGGCCTACCTGATGGCGCTGCTCGGCTTCCTCGCCTGGCACCAGGTGCCGCTGCTCACCGGACCGCACGTGCTCGGACGTATCTCTCCCGGCGACGCGCCGCTGACGCTCCCGCCGCCGGCCGCCCCACCCACCGGGCTGCGTATCCGAACGGCGTGA
- a CDS encoding SDR family NAD(P)-dependent oxidoreductase, translating to MIDLGLSGKRAVVSGAGYIPQRAGHGRFTSLALAEAGASVACIDIDEERAERIVAEIAGRGGTAVPIVADMTDPVQVGRAIDDAVAALGGVDVCVDIIGGATWGKVEDFTPEVWDATIHYNLNQVFYLFQAAARYMIAQRTGGSLVALTSVDGIAAARHHAAYGAAKAGVISLVKSFADELGRYGIRANAVAPGNVGSGNEDQPPNEYAVNGINPLAAPRAHDIANAALFLSSELAARITGQTLVVDGGATIRQLWDLPESMIPADQDEALRNLMRPGPSNG from the coding sequence GTGATCGATCTTGGACTGTCCGGTAAGCGTGCGGTGGTGTCGGGCGCGGGCTACATCCCGCAGCGCGCGGGCCACGGCCGGTTCACGTCGCTGGCCCTCGCCGAGGCGGGCGCCTCGGTGGCCTGCATCGACATCGACGAGGAGCGCGCCGAACGCATCGTCGCCGAGATTGCCGGCAGGGGCGGCACTGCCGTGCCGATCGTCGCCGACATGACCGACCCCGTCCAGGTCGGTCGCGCGATCGACGACGCCGTCGCGGCGCTGGGCGGTGTCGACGTGTGCGTGGACATCATCGGCGGCGCGACCTGGGGCAAGGTCGAGGACTTCACGCCCGAGGTGTGGGACGCGACGATCCACTACAACCTCAACCAGGTGTTCTACCTTTTCCAGGCGGCGGCGCGGTACATGATCGCCCAGCGCACCGGCGGATCGTTGGTCGCGCTCACCTCGGTCGACGGCATCGCGGCGGCCCGACACCATGCCGCCTACGGCGCGGCCAAGGCCGGCGTCATCTCGCTGGTCAAGTCCTTCGCCGACGAACTGGGGCGCTACGGCATTCGCGCCAACGCGGTCGCGCCGGGCAATGTGGGTTCGGGCAACGAGGATCAGCCGCCAAACGAGTACGCCGTCAACGGAATTAACCCGCTGGCGGCGCCGCGCGCGCATGACATCGCCAACGCCGCGTTGTTCCTGTCCTCGGAGCTGGCCGCCCGCATCACCGGTCAGACCCTCGTGGTCGACGGCGGTGCCACCATTCGCCAGCTCTGGGACCTGCCCGAGTCGATGATCCCGGCCGACCAGGACGAGGCGCTGCGCAACCTCATGAGACCCGGGCCGTCAAACGGCTAG
- a CDS encoding SMP-30/gluconolactonase/LRE family protein — protein MISGLHAFGRGVDRPEHVVVAGDGRVFASDKASAVAELVDANTVRRMGQAGGEPNGIACDRDGHFLIANWGLGKLQDLDPATGTITTVLEGQLDGRPLRWLNFVLVDSVGALWCSVSTTADDLLDTIARGTADGFLFRVTPDRRSAHVVAEAVSFPNCMALDRDEDYLYVVRTLAADVVRFPIEGETLGPPERFGPPLGGRRPDEFGPDHGRFLADPQTGRRWGMADGCAFDADGNLWVTLVLANKIVAISPHGEAMPILDDPDGAVLNAPTSIAWGGEDMRDIYIGSIQAPHVLKGRSSMPGLPMVHQR, from the coding sequence ATGATTTCCGGCTTGCACGCCTTCGGCCGCGGCGTGGATCGCCCGGAACACGTGGTGGTGGCCGGCGATGGCCGGGTGTTCGCCTCCGACAAGGCCTCGGCCGTCGCCGAACTCGTTGACGCGAACACCGTTCGGCGCATGGGGCAGGCCGGCGGTGAGCCGAACGGGATCGCGTGCGACCGGGACGGCCACTTCCTGATCGCCAACTGGGGCTTAGGGAAGCTCCAGGACCTCGACCCGGCGACCGGCACAATCACAACAGTGCTAGAAGGACAACTCGACGGACGCCCGCTGCGGTGGCTGAACTTCGTCCTGGTGGATTCCGTTGGGGCGCTCTGGTGTTCGGTGAGCACAACGGCCGATGACCTGCTTGATACCATCGCGCGCGGCACCGCCGACGGGTTCCTCTTCCGGGTTACACCGGACCGCCGATCGGCGCACGTGGTCGCCGAGGCGGTCAGCTTCCCGAATTGCATGGCGCTGGACCGCGACGAGGACTACCTGTACGTGGTCCGCACGCTCGCCGCCGACGTCGTCCGGTTTCCGATCGAAGGCGAAACACTCGGGCCGCCAGAGCGATTCGGCCCGCCGCTGGGCGGCCGTCGCCCTGACGAGTTCGGCCCAGACCACGGCCGATTTCTGGCCGACCCGCAGACGGGTCGCCGGTGGGGGATGGCCGACGGATGCGCGTTCGACGCCGACGGAAACCTTTGGGTCACACTCGTTTTAGCCAACAAGATCGTGGCGATCAGCCCGCACGGCGAGGCGATGCCAATACTCGACGACCCCGACGGCGCGGTATTAAATGCCCCGACCAGCATCGCCTGGGGAGGCGAAGACATGCGCGACATCTACATCGGCTCGATCCAGGCCCCGCATGTGCTCAAGGGCAGAAGCTCGATGCCCGGCCTGCCGATGGTGCACCAGCGCTAG
- a CDS encoding antitoxin VapB family protein, with protein sequence MARKTISIDSEAYERLRAARRSPGESFSRVIKRAYWRNEFATTATLLDALAELPTVSDDVFERLDKAQHPDAPPEDSWHSG encoded by the coding sequence ATGGCGAGGAAGACGATATCCATCGACTCCGAGGCATACGAGCGCCTACGGGCCGCTCGGCGTTCGCCCGGCGAATCGTTCTCTCGCGTCATCAAGCGGGCGTATTGGCGCAACGAATTTGCCACGACGGCAACGCTTCTGGATGCGCTTGCCGAATTGCCGACCGTGAGCGACGACGTTTTCGAGCGCCTCGATAAGGCGCAGCACCCGGACGCACCGCCCGAGGACTCATGGCACTCCGGCTGA
- a CDS encoding FIST signal transduction protein, with protein sequence MRIAVGVSTAPDAREAALGAAAQARHQLAGEAPSLAVLFVSRSHTDRAADILDAVQQMVEAPALIGCVAQAIIAGNREIEDGPAVAVWLASGLAAETFAMDFVRTGSGGLITGYRFDRTTHDLHLLLPDPYTFPSSLLIEHLNTDLPGTTMVGGMVSGARGPGATRLFRDHSVLTSGLVGVRLPGVHAVPIVSHGCRPIGDPYIVTGADGARITELGGRPPLQRLREIVVGLPPDEQELVSTGLQVGIVVDEHLAAPGQGDFLIRGLLGADAASGAIEIGEVVEVGATVQFQVRDAAGADKDLRLTVERAAAELPGRPVGALLFTCNGRGRRMFGVADHDASTIEELLGGLPLAGFFAAGEIGPIAGRNALHAFTASMAVFVDETR encoded by the coding sequence ATGCGCATTGCAGTCGGGGTGTCCACCGCGCCCGACGCGCGGGAAGCCGCGTTGGGGGCCGCAGCGCAGGCGCGCCACCAGCTGGCGGGTGAGGCGCCGTCGCTGGCCGTACTGTTCGTTTCGCGATCCCACACCGATCGGGCCGCGGACATCCTCGACGCGGTGCAGCAGATGGTCGAGGCGCCTGCGCTGATCGGCTGCGTCGCCCAGGCGATCATCGCCGGGAACCGCGAGATCGAGGACGGGCCCGCGGTGGCGGTGTGGCTGGCGTCCGGGCTGGCCGCCGAGACGTTCGCGATGGACTTCGTGCGCACCGGTTCGGGCGGGCTGATCACCGGTTACCGGTTCGACCGGACCACACACGACCTGCACCTGCTGCTACCCGACCCGTACACCTTCCCGTCGAGCCTGCTCATCGAGCACCTCAACACCGACCTGCCGGGCACCACCATGGTGGGCGGCATGGTCAGCGGCGCGCGTGGACCGGGCGCCACGCGGCTGTTCCGCGACCACAGCGTGCTCACCTCCGGCCTCGTCGGGGTGCGCCTACCCGGCGTGCATGCTGTGCCGATCGTGTCGCACGGCTGCCGGCCGATCGGCGACCCGTACATCGTCACCGGCGCCGACGGCGCACGGATCACCGAGCTGGGCGGGCGACCGCCGCTGCAGCGGCTGCGCGAGATCGTCGTGGGGCTGCCGCCCGACGAGCAGGAACTGGTCAGCACCGGCCTGCAGGTCGGGATCGTCGTCGACGAGCATTTGGCCGCGCCGGGTCAGGGCGACTTTTTGATCCGCGGGTTGCTCGGCGCCGACGCCGCGAGCGGGGCGATCGAGATCGGCGAGGTTGTCGAGGTCGGTGCGACCGTGCAGTTCCAGGTCCGCGACGCGGCGGGGGCCGACAAGGACCTGCGCCTGACCGTGGAACGGGCGGCAGCCGAGCTGCCCGGGCGTCCGGTGGGCGCGCTGTTGTTCACCTGCAACGGGCGCGGGCGACGGATGTTCGGGGTCGCCGACCACGACGCGTCGACCATCGAGGAGCTGCTGGGCGGGCTTCCTCTGGCCGGTTTCTTCGCCGCCGGGGAGATCGGCCCGATCGCCGGACGCAATGCGTTGCACGCGTTCACCGCGTCGATGGCGGTGTTCGTCGACGAGACGAGATGA